In a single window of the Megalobrama amblycephala isolate DHTTF-2021 linkage group LG3, ASM1881202v1, whole genome shotgun sequence genome:
- the LOC125264578 gene encoding cytochrome P450 26B1 isoform X1, with product MFYWFQDHSLMRFGYIYTCYKVLKWALETVEMTWLDFYRQNTMIHPLYQNNCSSKSYLTQQVTHILLRRLNHCSAHHSKEIFENSARTFTAMLFESFDLVSALATLAACLVSMALLLAVSQQLWQLRWTATRDKSCKLPMPKGSMGFPIIGETCHWFFQGAGFHASRRQKYGNVFKTHLLGRPLIRVTGAENVRKVLMGEHSLVTVDWPQSTSTLLGPNSLANSIGDIHRKRRKIFAKVFSHEALESYLPKIQQVIQENLRVWSSNPEPINVYRESQRLSFQMAIRVLLGFRVSEEEMRCLFHTFQDFVENVFSLPIDLPFSGYRKGIRARDSLQKSIEKAIREKPLHTQGKDYTDALDVLLESAKENNTELTMQELKESTIELIFAAFATTASASTSLIMQLLKHPPVLEKLREELRSCGLLHDGCLCQGELRLDSIISLKYLDCVIKEVLRLFAPVSGGYRIATQTFELDGVQVPKGWSVMYSIRDTHDTSAVFKDVEAFDPDRFSPERSEDREGRFHYLPFGGGVRSCLGKQLATLFLKLLAVELAGGSRFELATRTFPRLISVPVVHPTDGLRVKFFGLDSNQNQIMAKPNDMLDATV from the exons AATAATTGTAGCAGCAAATCATATCTTACACAGCAAGTCACTCATATACTCCTGAGAAGGCTTAACCACTGTAGTGCTCATCACTCCAAAGAGATATTTGAAAACAGTGCCCGGACGTTCACAGCCATGCTCTTCGAGAGTTTTGACCTGGTCTCGGCGCTGGCGACGCTGGCTGCGTGTTTAGTGTCCATGGCACTTCTTCTGGCCGTGTCCCAGCAGCTCTGGCAGCTGAGATGGACCGCAACACGGGACAAGAGCTGCAAGCTGCCCATGCCCAAGGGCTCCATGGGGTTCCCCATCATTGGAGAAACATGCCACTGGTTCTTTCAG GGTGCAGGTTTCCATGCATCAAGGAGGCAGAAGTATGGGAACGTTTTCAAGACCCACCTGCTCGGGCGGCCGCTGATCCGGGTGACGGGGGCAGAGAATGTGCGTAAGGTTCTTATGGGAGAGCACAGCCTGGTCACTGTGGACTGGCCCCAAAGCACCAGCACTCTACTGGGTCCCAACAGCCTGGCCAACTCTATAGGAGACATCCACCGCAAAAGGAGAAAG ATCTTTGCTAAAGTCTTCAGTCATGAGGCTCTGGAGAGCTACTTGCCCAAGATCCAGCAGGTCATTCAGGAAAACCTGCGGGTGTGGAGCTCCAATCCTGAGCCCATCAACGTGTACCGTGAGTCCCAGCGGCTCTCCTTCCAGATGGCCATACGTGTGCTCCTGGGTTTCCGCGTCTCTGAAGAGGAGATGCGCTGTCTTTTCCACACATTCCAGGATTTTGTGGAAAACGTTTTTAGCCTTCCCATCGACCTGCCTTTCAGTGGTTATAGGAAG GGTATTCGTGCAAGAGACTCACTCCAGAAAAGCATAGAAAAAGCCATCAGAGAGAAACCACTCCACACACAGGGGAAAGATTATACCGATGCTCTTGATGTGCTTCTAGAAAGCGCCAAGGAGAACAACACAGAGCTTACAATGCAGGAGCTGAAG GAGTCCACAATTGAGCTGATCTTCGCTGCTTTTGCCACAACAGCCAGCGCCAGCACGTCTCTGATCATGCAACTGTTGAAACACCCTCCTGTGCTGGAGAAGCTGCGTGAGGAGCTGCGGAGCTGCGGCCTGCTGCACGACGGCTGTCTGTGCCAGGGTGAACTGCGTTTGGACAGCATCATTAGCCTCAAGTACCTGGACTGCGTGATCAAAGAAGTCCTGCGTCTCTTCGCACCCGTGTCCGGAGGTTACCGCATTGCCACGCAGACCTTTGAGCTGGAT GGTGTACAGGTACCTAAAGGTTGGAGTGTCATGTACAGCATCCGCGACACCCACGACACCTCAGCTGTGTTCAAGGACGTAGAGGCCTTTGACCCGGACCGGTTCAGCCCCGAGCGTAGTGAGGATCGCGAGGGCCGCTTCCACTACCTGCCCTTTGGCGGCGGCGTTCGCTCCTGCCTCGGCAAGCAGCTGGCTACTCTTTTCCTCAAACTCCTGGCCGTGGAGCTCGCTGGAGGTAGCCGCTTCGAGCTGGCCACGCGGACATTCCCGCGCTTGATTTCGGTCCCCGTGGTACACCCCACCGATGGCCTCCGTGTAAAATTCTTCGGCCTCGACTCCAACCAGAACCAGATCATGGCCAAGCCGAATGACATGCTGGATGCCACCGTGTGA
- the LOC125264578 gene encoding cytochrome P450 26B1 isoform X3: MFYWFQDHSLMRFGYIYTCYKVLKWALETVEMTWLDFYRQNTMIHPLYQGAGFHASRRQKYGNVFKTHLLGRPLIRVTGAENVRKVLMGEHSLVTVDWPQSTSTLLGPNSLANSIGDIHRKRRKIFAKVFSHEALESYLPKIQQVIQENLRVWSSNPEPINVYRESQRLSFQMAIRVLLGFRVSEEEMRCLFHTFQDFVENVFSLPIDLPFSGYRKGIRARDSLQKSIEKAIREKPLHTQGKDYTDALDVLLESAKENNTELTMQELKESTIELIFAAFATTASASTSLIMQLLKHPPVLEKLREELRSCGLLHDGCLCQGELRLDSIISLKYLDCVIKEVLRLFAPVSGGYRIATQTFELDGVQVPKGWSVMYSIRDTHDTSAVFKDVEAFDPDRFSPERSEDREGRFHYLPFGGGVRSCLGKQLATLFLKLLAVELAGGSRFELATRTFPRLISVPVVHPTDGLRVKFFGLDSNQNQIMAKPNDMLDATV; the protein is encoded by the exons GGTGCAGGTTTCCATGCATCAAGGAGGCAGAAGTATGGGAACGTTTTCAAGACCCACCTGCTCGGGCGGCCGCTGATCCGGGTGACGGGGGCAGAGAATGTGCGTAAGGTTCTTATGGGAGAGCACAGCCTGGTCACTGTGGACTGGCCCCAAAGCACCAGCACTCTACTGGGTCCCAACAGCCTGGCCAACTCTATAGGAGACATCCACCGCAAAAGGAGAAAG ATCTTTGCTAAAGTCTTCAGTCATGAGGCTCTGGAGAGCTACTTGCCCAAGATCCAGCAGGTCATTCAGGAAAACCTGCGGGTGTGGAGCTCCAATCCTGAGCCCATCAACGTGTACCGTGAGTCCCAGCGGCTCTCCTTCCAGATGGCCATACGTGTGCTCCTGGGTTTCCGCGTCTCTGAAGAGGAGATGCGCTGTCTTTTCCACACATTCCAGGATTTTGTGGAAAACGTTTTTAGCCTTCCCATCGACCTGCCTTTCAGTGGTTATAGGAAG GGTATTCGTGCAAGAGACTCACTCCAGAAAAGCATAGAAAAAGCCATCAGAGAGAAACCACTCCACACACAGGGGAAAGATTATACCGATGCTCTTGATGTGCTTCTAGAAAGCGCCAAGGAGAACAACACAGAGCTTACAATGCAGGAGCTGAAG GAGTCCACAATTGAGCTGATCTTCGCTGCTTTTGCCACAACAGCCAGCGCCAGCACGTCTCTGATCATGCAACTGTTGAAACACCCTCCTGTGCTGGAGAAGCTGCGTGAGGAGCTGCGGAGCTGCGGCCTGCTGCACGACGGCTGTCTGTGCCAGGGTGAACTGCGTTTGGACAGCATCATTAGCCTCAAGTACCTGGACTGCGTGATCAAAGAAGTCCTGCGTCTCTTCGCACCCGTGTCCGGAGGTTACCGCATTGCCACGCAGACCTTTGAGCTGGAT GGTGTACAGGTACCTAAAGGTTGGAGTGTCATGTACAGCATCCGCGACACCCACGACACCTCAGCTGTGTTCAAGGACGTAGAGGCCTTTGACCCGGACCGGTTCAGCCCCGAGCGTAGTGAGGATCGCGAGGGCCGCTTCCACTACCTGCCCTTTGGCGGCGGCGTTCGCTCCTGCCTCGGCAAGCAGCTGGCTACTCTTTTCCTCAAACTCCTGGCCGTGGAGCTCGCTGGAGGTAGCCGCTTCGAGCTGGCCACGCGGACATTCCCGCGCTTGATTTCGGTCCCCGTGGTACACCCCACCGATGGCCTCCGTGTAAAATTCTTCGGCCTCGACTCCAACCAGAACCAGATCATGGCCAAGCCGAATGACATGCTGGATGCCACCGTGTGA
- the LOC125264578 gene encoding cytochrome P450 26B1 isoform X2 → MWSFPNNCSSKSYLTQQVTHILLRRLNHCSAHHSKEIFENSARTFTAMLFESFDLVSALATLAACLVSMALLLAVSQQLWQLRWTATRDKSCKLPMPKGSMGFPIIGETCHWFFQGAGFHASRRQKYGNVFKTHLLGRPLIRVTGAENVRKVLMGEHSLVTVDWPQSTSTLLGPNSLANSIGDIHRKRRKIFAKVFSHEALESYLPKIQQVIQENLRVWSSNPEPINVYRESQRLSFQMAIRVLLGFRVSEEEMRCLFHTFQDFVENVFSLPIDLPFSGYRKGIRARDSLQKSIEKAIREKPLHTQGKDYTDALDVLLESAKENNTELTMQELKESTIELIFAAFATTASASTSLIMQLLKHPPVLEKLREELRSCGLLHDGCLCQGELRLDSIISLKYLDCVIKEVLRLFAPVSGGYRIATQTFELDGVQVPKGWSVMYSIRDTHDTSAVFKDVEAFDPDRFSPERSEDREGRFHYLPFGGGVRSCLGKQLATLFLKLLAVELAGGSRFELATRTFPRLISVPVVHPTDGLRVKFFGLDSNQNQIMAKPNDMLDATV, encoded by the exons ATGTGGAGTTTTCct AATAATTGTAGCAGCAAATCATATCTTACACAGCAAGTCACTCATATACTCCTGAGAAGGCTTAACCACTGTAGTGCTCATCACTCCAAAGAGATATTTGAAAACAGTGCCCGGACGTTCACAGCCATGCTCTTCGAGAGTTTTGACCTGGTCTCGGCGCTGGCGACGCTGGCTGCGTGTTTAGTGTCCATGGCACTTCTTCTGGCCGTGTCCCAGCAGCTCTGGCAGCTGAGATGGACCGCAACACGGGACAAGAGCTGCAAGCTGCCCATGCCCAAGGGCTCCATGGGGTTCCCCATCATTGGAGAAACATGCCACTGGTTCTTTCAG GGTGCAGGTTTCCATGCATCAAGGAGGCAGAAGTATGGGAACGTTTTCAAGACCCACCTGCTCGGGCGGCCGCTGATCCGGGTGACGGGGGCAGAGAATGTGCGTAAGGTTCTTATGGGAGAGCACAGCCTGGTCACTGTGGACTGGCCCCAAAGCACCAGCACTCTACTGGGTCCCAACAGCCTGGCCAACTCTATAGGAGACATCCACCGCAAAAGGAGAAAG ATCTTTGCTAAAGTCTTCAGTCATGAGGCTCTGGAGAGCTACTTGCCCAAGATCCAGCAGGTCATTCAGGAAAACCTGCGGGTGTGGAGCTCCAATCCTGAGCCCATCAACGTGTACCGTGAGTCCCAGCGGCTCTCCTTCCAGATGGCCATACGTGTGCTCCTGGGTTTCCGCGTCTCTGAAGAGGAGATGCGCTGTCTTTTCCACACATTCCAGGATTTTGTGGAAAACGTTTTTAGCCTTCCCATCGACCTGCCTTTCAGTGGTTATAGGAAG GGTATTCGTGCAAGAGACTCACTCCAGAAAAGCATAGAAAAAGCCATCAGAGAGAAACCACTCCACACACAGGGGAAAGATTATACCGATGCTCTTGATGTGCTTCTAGAAAGCGCCAAGGAGAACAACACAGAGCTTACAATGCAGGAGCTGAAG GAGTCCACAATTGAGCTGATCTTCGCTGCTTTTGCCACAACAGCCAGCGCCAGCACGTCTCTGATCATGCAACTGTTGAAACACCCTCCTGTGCTGGAGAAGCTGCGTGAGGAGCTGCGGAGCTGCGGCCTGCTGCACGACGGCTGTCTGTGCCAGGGTGAACTGCGTTTGGACAGCATCATTAGCCTCAAGTACCTGGACTGCGTGATCAAAGAAGTCCTGCGTCTCTTCGCACCCGTGTCCGGAGGTTACCGCATTGCCACGCAGACCTTTGAGCTGGAT GGTGTACAGGTACCTAAAGGTTGGAGTGTCATGTACAGCATCCGCGACACCCACGACACCTCAGCTGTGTTCAAGGACGTAGAGGCCTTTGACCCGGACCGGTTCAGCCCCGAGCGTAGTGAGGATCGCGAGGGCCGCTTCCACTACCTGCCCTTTGGCGGCGGCGTTCGCTCCTGCCTCGGCAAGCAGCTGGCTACTCTTTTCCTCAAACTCCTGGCCGTGGAGCTCGCTGGAGGTAGCCGCTTCGAGCTGGCCACGCGGACATTCCCGCGCTTGATTTCGGTCCCCGTGGTACACCCCACCGATGGCCTCCGTGTAAAATTCTTCGGCCTCGACTCCAACCAGAACCAGATCATGGCCAAGCCGAATGACATGCTGGATGCCACCGTGTGA